A window of Candidatus Saccharimonadales bacterium genomic DNA:
CGGCATCCGCCACTACGACATCCAGGTCCGAGAAAACGGCGGCGATTGGGATGACTGGCTAACCGCCGTGGATTATACCGGCGCGACCTTTGTCGGCGCCCTGGACTATACCTACACCTTCCGCATCAAGGCCACCGACAACGTCAGCAATACCACTGCCAATTGGCAAGTATCCCAGCCAACGACCGTTCACGGCGTGACGAAGTACTACACCCACGGCGGCAGCCGGGTTGCCATGCGACGGGGTGATGCGCTATACTATTTGAGTGGGGACCATTTGGGGTCCACCTCCTTAACAACCGACGAAACCGGCAATATCGTCTCCGAAGTGCGCTACCTGCCCTACGGCGAAGAGCGCTGGGCCAGCGGCGCCACTCCGACCGACTTCACCTTCACTGGTCAGCGCAATGAGGCCGGCTTTGGCTTGATGGATTATAATGCAAGGTATTATAATCCGAGGGTGGGGCGGTTTGTGTCACCGGATACGGTGGTGCCGGAGCCGAGCGGGTCGCAGGGGTGGAATCGATATGCTTATGTTCGCAACAACCCACTCAAGTACACTGATCCGAGTGGACATGGCTGGGAGCCTCGCCATTGTCTTGTCTGTACAGTGAAGATTGATGTCTCTGGCTGGCCTAATTGGGCAAAGAAAGCGGGAGGGTTTGTTGGTAGTGTAACGATTGGAGGTGGTTATGACGCAGAACAAGATGCAATTGTAGGACCAACTCCGGAAGAATGGGTGGAGAATGCGTTAACAGATATAGGGTCTCCGGCTCCATTGAGTGCAGTTTCGAAAGGAGCCGGTAAAGCGTTAAGTAATTTAGGGGAGGAAGTCATTGAAGAGGCAACCGATGATTTGTTATATCGTTCAATGAAAAAGGCAAATGATGGCTTGCCAGAAGTTGGTTCTAGCGGTAGAACTCTAGGTGTAAGGCCACAGGATATTCCCGTTGAGAATGGAATGGTCAGACCAAACACTGGGGGAATGTCAGTATCACCCAATAGCCCGCACAACCTTCCGCCTCACCGTAGACCACCTGAATTTGGAGGCACAGGAAAGGATCCAGTTTTCTGTATAGAATCTAGTTGCCTTTCAGATGGGTTACAATACCGACCAGATCCTAATAACCCTACTGGTCATGGTTTTATCGAGCCAAGTAGAGAAATGAGCTCTGAAGAATATCAAAAATTACTCGGGGAAACGAGACCATTGTGGAGCGACTAATGTCTCAACTAGATAGATTACTTAAGTTATATTTGGAGCTTGAACATCAAGTATTGATTCTGCGTGAAAAACATGGTGGAATGGATAATGTTGAAGAAGACATATACTTAGATGTAATGGATTCAATTTGGTGGAAACTTACTGAAACGGAAAGAGATATGTTAAATTCACGACCTGCCGATAAACGCGGGAAAGACAGTTTATGAAAAACAGTAGAAATCATAGTCAGGTCTGCCAAGGCTCTGACAGGTTTAGCCCGATACTCGCGTGGAGTTGTCATTTATTATCCCTGATCTGACCTACGCCAAGGTCCAACTAGCTTCATTTTGCTGGCCGACACTAAGAGAAGTCGGTTTGCTTGACGTAACAGTTAATTTTTGTCTAAACCAAGGCAGGAAAAATAGCCAGCCTGGACAGGAATTTCAGGATGGTTAGCTGTTTCAATCCGGTTCAGCCTGTCTATCGTGTCTAAGGTTGGATAGAGTGGGTAACCATCACCAATCTGTTTTTCGTCCCAAGTTACCTTGGCTGACCCAGTCCGCCGAGCGTTAACGAAGTTTAAAAAATAACCCGGTCATCAGGTCACCCACCGCCGCCGAGGGCTACAAGCCCCCGGCTAAGTGAGGTGAAAGCCGCTTCAAAGCAGCTCAAAAGCGTCATTTAGCCTGCTTTAGCGGGCTTCGACTTCCGTTAGCCGGGCGTTTTAACGCTCGGCGGACGCTGATGGCCACGATATCGGCATGATCGGTGGCCTGGTCAGGCCAGGACGACCTATCCGGCATCCACCACTACGACGTCCAGGTCAGCGAAAACAACGGCGCTTGGACCGGCTGGCTGACCGCGGTGGATGTCACCGGCGCCACCTTTGTCGGCGCCCTGGACTAATACCTACACCTTCCGCATCAAGGCCACCGACAACGTCAGCAACACCACGGCCAATTGGCTAGTGTCCCAGCCAACGACCGTCCACGGCGTGACCAAATAAAGTGAATAACGAATAGTGCTTGATGGACGGCACGGGGAGAGGTCAAGTCTTACAAAAGTGCCTACAAATGACGGTAAGCCTGACCTCGAGGGGCAATTTCCACGACCAACACAATCAGCTTGTCTTCCTCAAGGGCGTAGGAAATTCGCCAATTGCCTACCCGCAGGCGGTA
This region includes:
- a CDS encoding RHS repeat-associated core domain-containing protein; this translates as GIRHYDIQVRENGGDWDDWLTAVDYTGATFVGALDYTYTFRIKATDNVSNTTANWQVSQPTTVHGVTKYYTHGGSRVAMRRGDALYYLSGDHLGSTSLTTDETGNIVSEVRYLPYGEERWASGATPTDFTFTGQRNEAGFGLMDYNARYYNPRVGRFVSPDTVVPEPSGSQGWNRYAYVRNNPLKYTDPSGHGWEPRHCLVCTVKIDVSGWPNWAKKAGGFVGSVTIGGGYDAEQDAIVGPTPEEWVENALTDIGSPAPLSAVSKGAGKALSNLGEEVIEEATDDLLYRSMKKANDGLPEVGSSGRTLGVRPQDIPVENGMVRPNTGGMSVSPNSPHNLPPHRRPPEFGGTGKDPVFCIESSCLSDGLQYRPDPNNPTGHGFIEPSREMSSEEYQKLLGETRPLWSD